In Wenyingzhuangia fucanilytica, the following are encoded in one genomic region:
- a CDS encoding C40 family peptidase, which yields MDYGICNLSVVPLRLEPSDTSEMVSQVLLGEHFKVLEIRNKWSKIRLAYDGYEGWIDNKQFLLISLEDYTKIDKSPIYLSSDIINFGENQQQLLTNIVIGSHLPFYKEEQFLIGEEKFAFEGEVISNQQPKENIVSTALQFLNTPYLWGGKTPFGIDCSGLTQLVYKLNGYPLKRDAKDQATQGEVLSFIEESEPGDLAFFDNDEGNIIHVGIMMADNYIIHAHGKVRIDRLDHLGIYNVDTKRHTHKLRVIKKII from the coding sequence ATGGATTACGGTATTTGTAACCTTAGTGTTGTTCCTTTAAGATTAGAGCCTTCAGACACCTCTGAAATGGTTTCTCAAGTCTTGTTAGGCGAACATTTTAAAGTCTTAGAAATTAGAAACAAATGGAGTAAAATCCGTTTGGCCTATGATGGTTATGAAGGATGGATTGATAACAAACAATTCTTACTCATTTCTTTAGAAGATTACACCAAAATAGATAAATCTCCAATTTATTTATCAAGTGATATCATCAATTTTGGAGAAAACCAACAACAATTACTTACCAATATCGTTATCGGTTCACATTTACCTTTTTACAAAGAAGAACAATTTTTAATTGGTGAAGAAAAATTTGCCTTTGAAGGAGAGGTAATTTCTAATCAGCAACCAAAAGAAAATATTGTTTCCACAGCTTTACAGTTTTTAAACACACCTTATTTGTGGGGAGGAAAAACTCCTTTTGGAATTGATTGTTCTGGACTAACGCAACTGGTATACAAACTAAACGGTTACCCTTTAAAAAGAGATGCTAAAGATCAGGCTACCCAAGGAGAAGTTTTAAGTTTTATTGAAGAAAGCGAACCTGGTGATTTAGCCTTTTTTGATAATGATGAAGGAAACATTATCCACGTTGGTATTATGATGGCTGATAATTACATTATTCATGCCCACGGAAAAGTAAGAATTGATCGCTTAGATCATTTGGGAATTTACAACGTAGATACTAAAAGACATACGCATAAACTTAGGGTAATTAAAAAGATTATATAA
- a CDS encoding 3-oxoacid CoA-transferase subunit B: protein MLTKEQIAQRISKELQDGFYVNLGIGIPTLVANYVPKNINVEFQSENGVLGMGPFPTKEQVDADLINAGKQTITTLPGASFFDSELSFGMIRGQHIDLTVLGAMEVSQNGDIANWKIPGKMVKGMGGAMDLVASAENIIVAMMHTNRAGESKLLKQCSLPLTGVGCVKTIVTNLGLLTIENGKFLLKETAPEVGVEYIKSVTEGELLVSPNCKTMLI from the coding sequence ATGCTTACAAAAGAACAAATAGCACAACGTATTTCTAAAGAATTACAAGATGGTTTTTATGTAAATTTAGGAATTGGAATTCCAACTCTTGTGGCTAATTACGTCCCAAAAAATATTAATGTAGAATTCCAAAGTGAAAATGGAGTTTTGGGTATGGGGCCTTTTCCTACAAAAGAGCAAGTAGATGCTGATTTGATTAATGCAGGAAAACAAACCATTACAACCTTACCTGGAGCCTCTTTTTTTGATTCGGAATTAAGTTTTGGTATGATTAGAGGTCAGCATATTGATTTAACTGTTTTAGGAGCTATGGAAGTTTCTCAAAATGGAGATATTGCCAATTGGAAAATTCCGGGTAAAATGGTAAAAGGTATGGGAGGTGCTATGGATTTAGTGGCGAGTGCTGAAAATATTATTGTTGCTATGATGCATACCAACAGAGCAGGGGAATCAAAATTACTAAAACAATGTAGTTTGCCTTTAACTGGTGTTGGTTGTGTAAAAACAATTGTAACCAATTTAGGATTGTTGACTATAGAGAATGGAAAATTTTTGTTAAAAGAAACGGCTCCAGAAGTTGGTGTGGAATATATTAAAAGTGTTACGGAAGGAGAATTATTAGTTTCTCCAAATTGTAAAACAATGCTTATATAA
- a CDS encoding CoA transferase subunit A has protein sequence MISKKVDSVQEALEGITNGMTLLVGGFGLCGIPENSIAELVRLNVKELTCFSNNAGVDDFGLGLLLKKHQVKKMVSSYVGENHEFERQMLNNEIEVELIPQGTLAERCRSAKMGIPAFFTPAGVGTEVAEGKEVRTFNGKQYLLEYATNADFALIKAWKGDEAGNIIFKGTARNFNQAMCGAAKINVVEVEELVAVGELNPNEIHVPGVFVQRIFQGNKYEKRIEKLTISE, from the coding sequence ATGATATCCAAAAAAGTAGATTCAGTTCAAGAAGCTTTAGAAGGAATTACTAACGGAATGACTCTTTTAGTAGGAGGGTTTGGTCTTTGCGGTATTCCTGAAAATAGTATTGCAGAATTGGTAAGACTTAATGTTAAAGAGCTTACTTGTTTTTCTAATAATGCTGGAGTTGATGATTTTGGTTTAGGTTTATTACTAAAAAAACATCAAGTAAAAAAAATGGTTTCTTCTTATGTGGGAGAAAATCATGAATTTGAAAGACAGATGTTGAATAATGAGATTGAGGTGGAGTTAATTCCACAAGGAACTTTAGCAGAAAGGTGTAGATCTGCTAAAATGGGAATTCCTGCTTTTTTTACCCCAGCCGGAGTAGGAACAGAGGTGGCTGAGGGAAAAGAAGTAAGAACGTTTAATGGAAAACAGTATTTGTTAGAATATGCAACAAATGCAGATTTTGCTTTAATTAAAGCGTGGAAAGGAGATGAAGCAGGGAATATTATTTTTAAAGGAACAGCAAGAAACTTTAATCAAGCCATGTGTGGTGCTGCTAAAATAAATGTGGTAGAGGTAGAAGAGTTAGTTGCTGTAGGAGAATTAAATCCAAATGAAATTCATGTTCCAGGAGTTTTTGTTCAGCGTATTTTCCAAGGTAATAAATATGAAAAACGAATTGAAAAATTAACCATATCAGAATAA